The following proteins are encoded in a genomic region of Mycolicibacterium confluentis:
- a CDS encoding glycosyltransferase family 2 protein produces MAVTVSVVIPTAGRPSLTRAISSVQCQTRPVLEIIVVVDHDRTMSIPVDDRITLIRTGSAQGAAVSRQRGIDVARGDVIALLDDDDEWYPDKLARQLATVEHTGDRNWVASSRVTVLGPASRRRTWPRRLIGPGESVTDYLFRVGRVGAGDVLLQTSTLCFPTELGRRFRWDGHVDAVHDEPSWLITVQRGSPDVRWIHVPAVLGVYHVDGRSVSRSGQDRTDDYIRWGLCHLNGESPRILGDYLCTSPVSAAVSAMSLAGINRAIRASLRHGRPGLPALTYAVLNGVRVGAVRLRAAIRR; encoded by the coding sequence GTGGCGGTAACCGTGAGTGTGGTGATCCCCACCGCAGGGCGACCCTCACTCACCCGCGCCATCTCCTCGGTCCAGTGCCAGACCCGACCCGTCCTCGAGATCATCGTGGTGGTCGACCACGACCGCACGATGTCGATTCCCGTCGATGATCGGATCACGCTGATCCGCACCGGGTCTGCGCAGGGCGCGGCGGTCAGTCGACAACGGGGCATCGATGTCGCCCGCGGCGACGTCATCGCGCTCCTCGACGACGACGACGAGTGGTACCCGGACAAGCTTGCGCGTCAGTTGGCTACGGTCGAGCACACCGGCGACCGAAACTGGGTCGCGTCGTCGCGGGTCACCGTGTTGGGGCCCGCGTCGCGCAGGCGCACCTGGCCACGCCGGCTGATCGGACCCGGCGAATCGGTGACCGACTACCTGTTCCGCGTCGGCCGGGTGGGTGCGGGCGACGTGCTGCTGCAGACGTCGACGTTGTGCTTTCCCACCGAACTGGGGCGGCGGTTCCGCTGGGACGGCCACGTGGATGCGGTGCACGACGAACCGAGTTGGCTCATCACGGTCCAGCGAGGTTCACCCGATGTGCGGTGGATCCATGTGCCCGCCGTGCTCGGCGTCTACCACGTGGACGGCCGGTCGGTGTCGCGCAGCGGCCAGGACCGGACCGACGACTACATCCGCTGGGGGTTGTGCCACCTGAATGGCGAATCCCCACGCATCCTCGGCGACTACCTGTGCACCAGCCCGGTCAGCGCCGCGGTGTCCGCGATGTCGCTGGCGGGGATCAACCGGGCCATCCGCGCGTCGCTGCGGCACGGGCGGCCGGGGCTTCCCGCGTTGACCTACGCCGTGTTGAACGGGGTGCGGGTGGGCGCGGTTCGCCTGCGGGCGGCGATTCGACGATGA
- a CDS encoding WcaF family extracellular polysaccharide biosynthesis acetyltransferase — protein sequence MPDSIAVRSLAARRGRPYDKGRGVLVQALWVAVSTLVFTQVWCPSSARCAILRWFGADIGRGVLIRHRVRIQWPWRLAIGDDSWVGTDAELYNLETISIGSNVCISQRVYLCTGSHDRLSPTFDFDNGPITIGDGVWVCAQSTVLRGVTIGANSVIAATSLVSTDVPPDSIVRPPLATITAQ from the coding sequence GTGCCCGATTCGATTGCTGTGCGGTCATTGGCGGCGCGTCGTGGCCGCCCTTATGACAAGGGCCGGGGGGTGCTGGTGCAGGCGCTCTGGGTCGCGGTGTCCACGCTGGTCTTCACCCAGGTGTGGTGCCCCAGTTCCGCACGCTGCGCGATCCTGCGGTGGTTCGGTGCCGACATCGGCCGCGGTGTGCTCATCCGGCATCGGGTCCGGATCCAATGGCCATGGCGGCTGGCGATCGGCGACGACTCCTGGGTGGGCACCGACGCCGAACTGTACAACCTCGAAACCATCTCCATCGGCTCCAATGTGTGTATCTCCCAGCGGGTCTACCTGTGCACGGGCAGCCACGACCGGCTCTCGCCCACTTTCGATTTCGACAACGGACCCATCACCATCGGCGACGGTGTCTGGGTGTGCGCCCAAAGCACGGTGCTCCGCGGTGTGACGATCGGCGCCAACTCCGTGATCGCGGCGACGTCCCTGGTGAGCACCGACGTACCGCCCGACTCGATCGTCCGACCGCCTCTCGCGACGATCACCGCCCAGTGA
- a CDS encoding glycosyltransferase, with translation MRILHVVTLVSPDEAYGGPVSVALNQSAELRRRGHDVTVTAATRGYQMVPAERNGVPLRLFATRKPIPALKFAGMRAPTMTRWFHAVGDEFDIVHVHFTRDLVVLPMALAARRRHIPYVLQTHGMVVPSRHPLAAPVDCMCTRRALRDAGAVFYLTPRECHELNAVAGGGLRLTPLANGVPDYAAAANPTGPPEVLFAARLHDRKRPLVFVEMAKRTLAAGIDARFTLIGPDEGAGPTVLAAIGTEPRISWLGPLPHPELIERMARATACVLPSIRDPYPMSVLEAMAVGVPVVIADDCGLAPVVRRNRCGIVAGPAPEAMADALTELLTAPDLAAGMGRRGRAVAQSEMGMGPVGDRLVATYSALVEGEP, from the coding sequence ATGCGCATCCTGCATGTGGTCACGCTGGTCAGCCCGGACGAGGCCTACGGAGGTCCGGTCAGCGTGGCCCTGAACCAGAGCGCCGAACTGCGCCGCCGCGGGCACGACGTCACCGTAACGGCCGCGACACGCGGCTATCAGATGGTGCCGGCCGAACGCAACGGCGTCCCTTTGCGCCTGTTCGCAACTCGAAAACCCATACCCGCGTTGAAGTTCGCAGGCATGCGGGCCCCGACCATGACCCGGTGGTTTCACGCCGTCGGCGACGAATTCGACATTGTGCACGTCCATTTCACCCGCGATCTGGTGGTCCTGCCGATGGCCCTGGCGGCCCGTCGCCGCCATATCCCGTATGTGCTGCAGACCCACGGCATGGTGGTCCCGTCGCGCCATCCGCTGGCCGCCCCGGTGGACTGCATGTGCACCCGCAGGGCACTGCGTGACGCGGGAGCCGTCTTCTATCTGACGCCCAGGGAGTGCCACGAACTCAACGCCGTCGCGGGCGGCGGACTGCGGCTGACCCCATTGGCGAACGGCGTACCCGACTACGCTGCGGCCGCGAACCCGACCGGCCCACCGGAAGTTCTGTTCGCCGCGCGCCTGCACGACCGGAAACGCCCACTCGTCTTCGTCGAGATGGCCAAACGGACACTGGCCGCAGGAATCGACGCCCGCTTCACTCTGATCGGCCCCGACGAGGGTGCGGGCCCCACCGTGCTTGCCGCGATCGGCACCGAGCCTCGAATATCGTGGCTGGGCCCGCTGCCGCATCCCGAACTGATCGAACGGATGGCCCGCGCCACGGCCTGCGTGCTGCCGTCGATCCGCGACCCGTACCCGATGTCGGTGTTGGAGGCCATGGCGGTCGGTGTTCCCGTGGTGATCGCCGACGACTGCGGCCTGGCGCCGGTGGTCAGACGGAACCGATGTGGAATCGTTGCCGGCCCCGCCCCGGAGGCCATGGCGGACGCGCTCACCGAACTCCTGACCGCGCCGGACCTGGCGGCGGGCATGGGCCGCCGTGGCCGCGCGGTCGCCCAGTCGGAGATGGGCATGGGGCCCGTCGGGGACAGACTGGTGGCCACCTACTCCGCGCTCGTCGAAGGTGAGCCGTGA
- a CDS encoding SGNH/GDSL hydrolase family protein, translating into MSPRGVWGALLAAVLVSQTVGASVFVLTQQDRPAQPREVSVAVIGDSLTAGGLNRVVWPTLLAARTGWSVANFALPDAGFVADGRGGHAFTYQVDRARAMHPRVVLFMTGGADNGLPEMDAVRMGALDAINKVITAGERALVIGPTWYESPVPEQVRRVSAAVAKASAEVGAPFLDALDPPWLTPQLMHPDASGPTDAGQSVIADKVAAWLRTEVPA; encoded by the coding sequence ATGTCGCCGCGCGGCGTCTGGGGCGCTCTGCTCGCGGCCGTCCTGGTGAGCCAGACGGTGGGCGCCTCGGTCTTCGTGCTGACCCAACAGGACAGACCGGCACAACCTCGAGAGGTCAGCGTTGCGGTGATCGGTGACTCGCTGACCGCGGGCGGCCTCAACCGCGTGGTGTGGCCCACGCTCCTGGCTGCCCGCACGGGGTGGTCGGTGGCCAACTTCGCACTGCCCGACGCCGGATTCGTGGCCGACGGCCGCGGGGGCCACGCGTTCACCTATCAGGTGGACCGTGCGCGGGCGATGCACCCACGGGTGGTCCTTTTCATGACGGGCGGCGCCGACAACGGACTGCCGGAGATGGATGCCGTGCGGATGGGCGCGCTCGACGCCATCAACAAGGTCATCACCGCTGGCGAGCGCGCCCTGGTCATCGGACCGACCTGGTACGAGTCCCCAGTCCCGGAACAGGTCCGTCGGGTCTCGGCGGCTGTCGCGAAGGCCTCCGCCGAGGTGGGTGCGCCGTTCCTGGATGCGCTCGACCCGCCGTGGCTGACACCGCAGTTGATGCACCCCGACGCCAGCGGTCCGACTGACGCCGGCCAGTCGGTCATCGCCGACAAGGTGGCGGCCTGGCTGCGGACCGAGGTGCCGGCATGA
- a CDS encoding SGNH/GDSL hydrolase family protein, with amino-acid sequence MKTRWMDILATVVAVAVITGLALALRPQHIDSAPLAPPVAALARPAVAANPADDAGPAPSASRERPSVLFIGDSYTGGRGVPEMSPSCLAAVRMGWQCQLSAVPGTGYISGGPANRFTVNEYIGRSTSFAERIPGLAAKYLPDIVVLDGGRNDHFPPTEDVYLAMAATIADVRRTWPSATVLFIRPRLLADPADDLGFDDQFMARLAAEPTSRGVVVLDPIRRLGRDDTADLLSEDGVHPNRRGERALTQALAESLAQHRTAGPA; translated from the coding sequence ATGAAGACGCGCTGGATGGACATCCTGGCAACCGTGGTCGCCGTCGCGGTGATCACCGGCCTGGCGCTGGCGCTGCGGCCACAGCACATCGACTCGGCTCCGCTCGCACCGCCCGTGGCCGCTCTCGCCCGGCCCGCCGTGGCCGCCAACCCCGCTGACGACGCCGGACCGGCCCCTTCCGCGTCCCGAGAGCGGCCCTCGGTGCTCTTCATCGGAGACTCCTACACCGGCGGACGCGGGGTCCCCGAGATGTCGCCCAGCTGTCTGGCGGCCGTGCGGATGGGTTGGCAGTGCCAGCTGTCGGCGGTTCCGGGCACCGGATACATCAGCGGCGGGCCCGCCAACCGGTTCACCGTCAACGAGTACATCGGCCGCTCAACGTCATTCGCCGAGCGCATCCCCGGGCTGGCGGCGAAGTACCTGCCCGACATCGTGGTGCTCGACGGCGGGCGCAACGACCATTTCCCCCCCACCGAGGACGTCTACCTCGCGATGGCCGCCACCATCGCCGACGTACGTCGCACCTGGCCTTCCGCCACCGTGCTGTTCATCCGCCCGCGGCTGCTCGCCGACCCAGCCGACGACTTGGGCTTCGATGACCAGTTCATGGCCAGACTGGCGGCGGAGCCGACCAGCCGCGGAGTGGTGGTGTTGGACCCGATCCGCCGACTCGGCCGGGACGACACCGCAGACCTGCTGTCGGAGGACGGCGTTCATCCGAACCGCCGCGGCGAACGGGCGTTGACCCAGGCCCTGGCGGAATCCCTGGCGCAACACCGGACAGCGGGGCCGGCATGA
- a CDS encoding YveK family protein: MSSSLATYLGIVRARWRWLMWGVLLALAATTVALLAEPPQYRTTASVFVRTPGDVTTVLDGGDSYAQGRARTYAALVDNTSLSATVIADLGLDLEPEDLARRIHGTSRPGTVVIDITVSAPDPQQAQQVATVLLAEYAATVRDLESVPASLVPRAELVVIDPPGKPVRVMAWGAPVGAVLAGAVLAGLVLGVLGAVLRSVLGAEPHRPEEPESVTAAPSTGPGPETGDRA; the protein is encoded by the coding sequence ATGAGTTCCTCGCTGGCCACTTACCTCGGCATCGTGCGCGCCCGGTGGCGCTGGCTGATGTGGGGCGTGCTGTTGGCTTTGGCGGCCACCACCGTGGCGCTGCTGGCCGAGCCACCCCAGTATCGAACCACCGCCTCCGTGTTCGTGCGAACGCCGGGCGATGTCACCACCGTCCTCGACGGCGGCGACTCCTACGCGCAGGGGCGCGCCCGCACCTACGCGGCGCTGGTGGACAACACCAGCCTGTCCGCAACGGTGATCGCCGATCTGGGCCTGGACCTCGAACCCGAGGACCTCGCACGCCGCATCCACGGCACCAGCCGGCCGGGCACCGTCGTCATCGACATCACGGTCAGCGCCCCCGACCCGCAACAGGCACAACAGGTGGCCACCGTGCTGTTGGCTGAATACGCCGCGACGGTCCGCGACTTGGAATCCGTTCCAGCGTCTCTGGTTCCGCGCGCTGAACTGGTCGTCATCGACCCACCGGGGAAGCCCGTCCGAGTGATGGCGTGGGGCGCTCCAGTCGGGGCGGTGCTGGCGGGCGCGGTCCTCGCGGGACTGGTGCTGGGCGTCCTCGGCGCCGTGCTGCGGTCGGTTCTCGGAGCCGAGCCACATCGACCGGAGGAGCCCGAGTCGGTCACGGCGGCACCGTCGACGGGACCCGGACCGGAGACCGGAGACCGAGCGTGA
- a CDS encoding O-antigen ligase family protein, whose product MSPQPPVAGTHDDTDAAQPPATLADSARSTTPWLLALLCFVLPAVPVYVVLAGPLKGNGSPARLLSVIMLGLVALGFVVIRRTGPTRRINPGVLILLTYLLLWLITYGVGVMSADNYTISTNRTRALIALVCHVGVGLYVLGRVRTPRDHRIVLGSLLAGLAFACLVGFLQGVSSVDLRYLFQPPGFVLNTDDLQLSERAGAARVRGTSQHPIEFSVLAAITLPLALYMAQTARTRNAKVAAGVAAVIAVLALPASISRTGIIAVGAAMAFYMLAFKVRQIAPAVAALVIAIACYAAAFPTIMNALWSTISGSSEDASIEGRTKDYASVAELLRSHPLFGVGLGGSEPTVFGYLDNEWMQSVVQGGLVGLTAMTLLMVGAVFGIAASLRRAGSREERVRSYMLGAIAIGILTSSFTFDLFSFEQTALVFFIVFALLWAPFTVPADRSEIG is encoded by the coding sequence ATGAGCCCACAGCCGCCCGTGGCCGGCACCCACGACGACACCGACGCGGCCCAGCCCCCCGCGACACTCGCCGACTCGGCCCGCTCCACGACCCCGTGGCTGCTCGCGCTGCTGTGCTTCGTGCTCCCCGCGGTGCCCGTCTACGTCGTGCTGGCCGGCCCGTTGAAGGGCAACGGCTCCCCCGCCCGGCTGCTGTCGGTGATCATGTTGGGACTGGTCGCTCTCGGGTTCGTCGTCATTCGTCGTACGGGGCCCACACGGCGGATAAATCCGGGTGTGCTGATTCTGCTGACGTATCTGCTGTTGTGGCTCATCACCTACGGGGTGGGTGTCATGAGCGCCGACAACTACACCATTTCCACCAACCGCACCAGGGCGTTGATCGCCCTGGTCTGCCACGTCGGCGTCGGGCTCTACGTGCTGGGCCGCGTCCGAACGCCCAGGGATCACCGAATCGTGTTGGGGAGTCTGCTGGCCGGACTCGCCTTCGCCTGCCTGGTCGGGTTCCTGCAGGGAGTGTCGTCGGTCGATCTGCGCTATCTCTTCCAACCTCCCGGCTTCGTGTTGAACACCGACGACCTCCAGCTCAGCGAGCGTGCGGGTGCCGCGCGAGTCCGCGGGACCTCCCAGCATCCAATCGAGTTCTCGGTGCTGGCGGCGATCACCCTTCCCCTTGCGCTTTACATGGCACAGACGGCGCGGACCCGGAACGCCAAAGTGGCGGCCGGTGTGGCTGCCGTCATCGCGGTGCTGGCGCTGCCCGCATCGATCTCGCGCACTGGAATCATCGCGGTCGGCGCTGCGATGGCGTTCTACATGCTGGCGTTCAAGGTCCGTCAGATCGCCCCGGCCGTGGCGGCGTTGGTCATCGCCATCGCCTGTTACGCCGCGGCCTTCCCCACCATCATGAACGCACTGTGGAGCACAATCTCGGGGTCGTCCGAGGACGCCAGCATCGAAGGGCGCACCAAGGACTACGCCAGTGTCGCCGAACTTCTTCGGAGCCATCCGCTGTTCGGTGTCGGCCTGGGCGGCTCCGAGCCCACCGTGTTCGGGTACCTCGACAACGAGTGGATGCAGTCTGTTGTGCAGGGCGGACTGGTGGGATTGACCGCCATGACGTTGTTGATGGTGGGCGCGGTCTTCGGCATCGCGGCCTCACTGCGCCGGGCCGGTTCGCGGGAGGAACGGGTGCGCAGCTACATGCTGGGCGCGATCGCGATCGGAATCCTGACGTCGAGTTTCACGTTCGACCTGTTCTCCTTTGAGCAGACCGCGCTGGTCTTCTTCATCGTGTTCGCGCTGCTGTGGGCGCCGTTCACGGTGCCGGCGGATCGTTCCGAGATCGGTTGA
- a CDS encoding glycosyltransferase: MSAGYGGCESETAPQNDDLSGALAPADVAVRVAVVVVTYNSSSDIDSLIGDLRRAAIGIAIRMIVVDNESGDDTVDRVRAHEDVILVESGGNLGYAGGINVALPLTDPCDAVLILNPDLRVESDAVTRMLAVLDGEPGVGAVVPRILDSDGRTYPSLRFEPSLSRMLGDAVCGRTLWRGRPGVLSEFDYREASYRYAHDVDWATGAAVLIRAEVARELGEWNEQFFLYSEETEYFRRIRDSGRTVRFAPDAVVRHRLGGSGSSPALAALLAVNRVRYVQLHHGRLYTELFRACVALTEVLRSYDPAHRRTLAVLASRARWRRLPAATKPEVTESFSGELDRGAVIVPAYNEAAVIERTLAPLSRAAVDGFIELVVVCNGCTDDTAERARRIPGVMVCELEIGSKTLALNTGDEVATLWPRLYLDADIEITATTVLAVLDRLARGDVLAARPRFRYGTDGAGPLVRSYYRARTRMAAHQGALWWAGVYGLNAAGHRRFGRFPDVTGDDMFVDTQFAAEEKTVVDTVPSVWRTPTDARGLLTVLGRHHRGNAELVALDSERTPRTGATTARAILRTVRGPRTAVDGAVYLGMALAARWRAGRHRAGWERDDSSRSGR; encoded by the coding sequence ATGTCAGCCGGATATGGGGGTTGTGAATCCGAGACGGCGCCTCAGAACGACGACCTGAGTGGTGCCCTTGCACCCGCGGACGTGGCGGTGCGGGTTGCCGTCGTGGTGGTGACCTACAACAGTTCGTCGGATATCGATTCGCTGATCGGCGATCTCCGTCGCGCGGCCATCGGGATCGCGATCCGGATGATCGTCGTCGACAACGAGTCCGGCGACGACACCGTCGACCGGGTGCGCGCCCATGAGGACGTCATACTCGTGGAATCCGGTGGCAATCTCGGCTACGCCGGGGGCATCAACGTGGCTCTGCCGCTGACTGATCCGTGTGACGCGGTGCTGATTCTCAATCCCGACCTGCGGGTCGAGTCGGACGCCGTGACCCGCATGCTCGCCGTCCTCGACGGTGAACCCGGCGTCGGCGCCGTGGTGCCCAGAATCCTGGACTCCGACGGGCGGACTTATCCGTCGCTGCGGTTCGAACCGTCGTTGAGCCGGATGCTCGGTGACGCGGTGTGTGGGCGAACTCTCTGGCGCGGGCGGCCCGGTGTGCTGTCCGAGTTCGACTATCGGGAGGCGAGTTACCGTTACGCCCACGATGTGGACTGGGCCACGGGTGCCGCGGTGCTGATTCGCGCCGAGGTGGCGCGCGAACTCGGAGAGTGGAATGAGCAGTTCTTTCTGTATTCGGAGGAGACCGAGTACTTTCGGCGGATCCGAGACAGCGGCAGAACGGTCCGATTTGCCCCCGATGCCGTGGTGCGGCATCGCCTTGGTGGGTCCGGAAGTTCACCGGCGCTGGCGGCGCTGTTGGCGGTCAACCGGGTGCGTTACGTGCAGCTGCACCATGGCCGGCTCTACACCGAGCTCTTCCGTGCCTGCGTGGCGCTCACCGAGGTGCTGCGATCGTATGATCCGGCCCACCGCAGGACGCTGGCCGTCCTCGCCAGCCGCGCACGCTGGCGCCGGCTACCGGCGGCCACCAAACCCGAAGTGACAGAGTCGTTCTCGGGTGAACTGGACCGCGGCGCTGTGATCGTCCCGGCCTACAACGAGGCTGCGGTCATCGAGCGCACCCTGGCGCCGCTGAGCCGGGCCGCGGTCGACGGGTTCATCGAGTTGGTCGTGGTGTGCAACGGCTGCACCGACGACACCGCGGAACGGGCCCGCCGGATTCCCGGCGTCATGGTGTGCGAGTTGGAGATCGGATCAAAGACGTTGGCGCTCAACACCGGTGATGAAGTCGCAACCCTATGGCCGCGACTGTACCTGGATGCCGACATCGAGATCACGGCAACGACCGTGCTCGCGGTTCTGGATCGGTTGGCACGTGGGGATGTGCTGGCGGCCCGTCCGAGATTCCGGTACGGCACGGACGGCGCCGGTCCGCTGGTCCGCAGTTACTACCGGGCTCGGACCCGGATGGCAGCCCATCAGGGGGCGCTGTGGTGGGCCGGCGTGTACGGATTGAATGCCGCCGGGCACCGCCGGTTCGGTCGTTTCCCCGACGTGACCGGTGACGACATGTTCGTCGACACCCAATTCGCCGCGGAGGAGAAGACGGTGGTCGACACCGTCCCGTCGGTGTGGCGGACGCCGACGGACGCCCGTGGGCTGCTGACGGTGCTGGGCCGGCACCACCGCGGCAACGCCGAACTGGTGGCGTTGGATTCCGAACGCACGCCCCGCACCGGCGCCACCACCGCGCGCGCGATCCTGCGAACCGTGCGCGGCCCGCGGACCGCGGTCGATGGTGCGGTGTATCTCGGCATGGCGCTGGCGGCGCGATGGAGGGCCGGACGACACCGCGCCGGCTGGGAACGTGACGACAGCAGCCGATCCGGGAGATGA
- a CDS encoding WecB/TagA/CpsF family glycosyltransferase, whose translation MGVDVPQHPSTAVWPRLVVGRVAVDLMDTDMALSLIMGAVSSPRPLAVASANLDHIYHFSGQGLGFTSSGPAAPGESLQWLTLLDGMPLVRKANSLSGRQWPRLAGSDLIALILERAGLVGAQVGFLGGMPETHRQLREELAVHHARVHVAGTWAPSRAELTDPQSSQGIAAEIRAAGVDILVVGLGKPLQENWISAYGPQSGADVLLAFGAVVDFLAGRIRRAPDVVAELGVEWAWRLMLEPRRLSRRYLVQGPRALLELRRNAVVVDGAL comes from the coding sequence ATGGGAGTCGATGTTCCGCAGCATCCGAGCACTGCCGTGTGGCCCCGACTCGTGGTGGGCCGGGTCGCGGTGGACCTGATGGACACCGATATGGCGTTGTCCCTGATCATGGGGGCGGTGTCCAGCCCGCGCCCACTGGCTGTGGCCTCGGCCAACCTGGACCACATCTACCACTTCTCCGGTCAGGGCCTTGGATTCACCAGTTCAGGCCCGGCGGCACCGGGGGAGTCACTGCAATGGCTGACACTGCTCGACGGTATGCCGCTTGTGCGGAAAGCGAATTCGCTCTCCGGGCGGCAATGGCCCCGGCTGGCGGGCAGCGACCTGATCGCACTCATCCTGGAGCGGGCGGGACTGGTGGGTGCGCAGGTGGGATTCCTCGGTGGCATGCCGGAGACGCATCGCCAGCTGCGGGAGGAGTTGGCCGTCCACCACGCCCGCGTGCATGTCGCGGGCACCTGGGCGCCGTCTCGTGCGGAGCTGACGGATCCGCAGAGCTCGCAGGGAATCGCGGCCGAGATCCGCGCCGCGGGTGTCGACATCCTGGTGGTCGGATTGGGAAAGCCGTTGCAGGAGAATTGGATATCGGCTTACGGCCCCCAGTCGGGGGCTGATGTGCTGCTGGCCTTCGGCGCCGTGGTCGACTTCCTGGCCGGCCGGATCCGCCGCGCGCCCGATGTCGTCGCCGAGCTGGGCGTCGAGTGGGCATGGCGGCTGATGCTCGAGCCCCGACGGCTGAGCAGACGCTATCTGGTGCAGGGCCCGCGGGCGCTGCTCGAGCTCAGACGGAACGCGGTCGTTGTCGATGGTGCGCTGTGA
- a CDS encoding GDP-L-fucose synthase family protein produces the protein MDTRIFITGHRGLVGSALWRHFSAQGHRQLIGQSSSELDLRDAVATAEFFHRTRPQIVICAAARVGGIAANAESPADFISDNLRIQVNVLDSAVSTGVDKVLFLGSSCIYPKFAPQPLREDSLMTGALEPTNCAYAVAKIAGLTQVTAIRHQYRLPYISAMPSNVYGPNDNFDPHTSHVVPAMIRRFHDAVVRGADTVTCWGTGQARREFLFADDLADACAFLVANYDDDSPINVGTGTDVTVAELACTVASVVGFRGDIRWDCGRPDGTPVKRLDVSRLQALGWTTRTDLAQGIKDTYEWFVAHQDSYRGRSVHAEGPSS, from the coding sequence ATGGACACCCGCATATTCATCACCGGCCACCGCGGGTTGGTGGGTTCGGCGCTGTGGCGGCACTTCAGCGCGCAGGGACACCGCCAGCTCATCGGGCAGAGTTCGTCCGAACTGGACCTGCGCGACGCCGTGGCCACCGCCGAGTTCTTCCACCGAACCCGCCCGCAGATCGTCATCTGCGCCGCGGCCCGAGTCGGCGGCATCGCCGCCAATGCCGAGTCTCCCGCAGACTTCATCTCGGACAACCTCCGGATCCAGGTCAATGTGCTCGACAGCGCGGTGTCCACGGGTGTCGACAAAGTGCTGTTCCTCGGCTCGAGTTGCATCTATCCCAAGTTCGCGCCACAACCCCTCCGAGAGGACTCGCTGATGACCGGCGCGCTGGAACCGACCAACTGCGCCTACGCGGTGGCCAAGATCGCGGGCCTGACCCAGGTCACCGCGATTCGCCACCAGTATCGGCTGCCCTACATCTCAGCGATGCCGAGCAACGTCTATGGGCCGAACGACAATTTCGATCCACACACCAGCCACGTCGTGCCTGCGATGATCCGTCGATTCCATGATGCGGTGGTGCGGGGGGCCGACACGGTCACCTGTTGGGGTACCGGGCAGGCCCGTCGGGAGTTCCTGTTCGCCGACGACTTGGCCGATGCGTGCGCATTCCTGGTCGCGAACTACGACGACGACTCCCCCATCAACGTGGGGACCGGCACCGACGTCACGGTGGCCGAGCTGGCCTGCACTGTCGCCAGCGTGGTCGGCTTCCGGGGCGACATCAGATGGGATTGCGGCCGGCCCGACGGCACACCGGTCAAGCGGCTGGACGTCAGTCGGCTGCAGGCCTTGGGCTGGACAACGAGAACCGATCTCGCCCAGGGGATCAAAGACACCTACGAATGGTTCGTGGCGCACCAGGACAGCTACCGGGGCAGATCTGTTCACGCCGAAGGCCCATCGTCATGA